Below is a genomic region from Polyodon spathula isolate WHYD16114869_AA chromosome 26, ASM1765450v1, whole genome shotgun sequence.
CTGTGACACTATAACCTGGCACAGCTCAGTTAGAAGCAAGCTGCACTGTCTCCACTCCATTGCTGTCAGAAGGACTAGAAGAGGTCCCTCTATGTTGCGTTTTGTGGTACATACCCAGCGTGCTTCCCACAATGCCCTGCTCCTGGTCCAGGACATGGTGCACCTCATCCTGAAGGTTCAGCACAGTGGCAAACCCTGTCATGCTGGCGTTCTCCGGGGCGCCCAGCCTCCTGGCAAACTCCCAATGCAGCCCCGAGTCCAGCAAGTAAAAGTTCAGGGTCTTGTTAGTCCTACACTTGAGCCCTGTAACAGCGCTGTGTGCAGAAGCAGAGCCGCTGTCCTCAATGTGAGGCAGCACAGAGCGCCTGTCCTGCTGCTTTGTAGAGCCCTTCCTGAGACCCCAGCAGCAGGCAGTGTAGTAGTCTAGGGGGCTGGAGGAGCTCAGGACATGGCTGCACTGCACCTTCCCGGAGATGGGCTGTGTGAAGGAGTCCTCTCGGAGGTACAGCAAGTCCAGGGAGGGGCAGGGCTGGGGCCCGAGGGACTGATCGAGGCACAGCTCACAGACATTATGAGTCCTGGAGATGGACAGCCAGTGCGGGAGAGCCAGCGTGTTGCAGCAGGGGGCTCTGCTCAGGGAGCCAGGTTCGCCCCACACTGCCGGATCCATGAAGCCAGACCAGAATGAGCCATTGCAGCTGTGATACTGCACAGCAATCTTTGCCACCTGCCAATTCAACAAAGACACAAGGAAGAGATTATTCTTTTATAACAGAACCCCCTGGTACTGACTGCATGACAGCTCACCAAGGAACAGCATCTCCCCTCCCCAAACGTTGGGAAAGATAGCAGGGACTCTGGGCTAGGTTCTCAGAGCAATTTACTCCAAATCCTACTTCTAACCCTGCAGTGTTCCATCTCTCCCATCACTCTGGGAATGAGACCTGCTTGTTTCAATCACTGCAAGAGGAATTCACTTTTTAATCCAGGCTCTTTTGAATGCCACAGTGGCAGTGAGTCGCAACCACCACCAGATTAGAAATGCTGCTTGCATTCTAGCAGGCTCTAGCTGCATCTCACAGGCCTTCAACTGATCAAACAGAATCGCAGACTGATCAGGAACGGTCATCGCAGCTAGAAGACGATGAAATGTTCTCAGAACCATCAACTCTGAAAGATGTGTCCCTGTCACTTTTAACAGGATCACACAGAACTCAAACGCCACTTCTGTACCTGGCAGAAGTGCGTCTGGAAAGAGACTGCTGTGGACTGCAACGGCAGGAGGAGAAAACCTCCCTCAGTTACTTTAAGCAGTTTATTTTCAGAGACGAAATGGAAATGAGGCTTCATGACTGCATGGGCGGGTGAACATGTTATCTGATTAATCAGCAGATGTTCTATTTCTgtatacacttatttatttttatcctggtttcAGTTCTATAAAACAGTgcgatttgtttttttaaatcgtaCAATGCAGAACTGCTCACTAGGACAGTCGTTCTAAAGGAGCCAAGCTTACTCTCAATCCTACATTTCTGTTTGCATGCCTGACTGACCTCCAGAATAGGTTCATTTTCCAAGCAAAAATTTGCCTTTAGAATTACGACTGTGTCAGGAAGCAATTCAGCAGAAGTTGACCGACAGGTCGTTTTCAGAAAACccattttctgattcagttttccaaaTACATTCGGTTTTCTGAAACCTTGATCTCATTTCAACTCTCTTCCACAGAGGACTGGCTCACTGCACTGAAACAGGTCTCTCGGTTAAGGGAGGAAAGAAGCAGGGGCAGGACCTTGAATACAGGGTTAAAAATCCCAGAGGAGCCTCTATTAGGAAGCAGCTGGCTCGGGTGAAGTGCTCAGCAGTGACtggtctcctcacctcctctATGAGGGGCTGGCTGGGGGCCAGGGGGTCGAAGGGCAGGAAGACAAGCAGCGCCACCCCCTTCCTCAGCTCCTGCTCCAGAGCGCGGCTCTTCCCTTCGTGAGGACACAGCCAGCGCACCAGCCTCTCCTGGTGCTCCAAGGCCCACCGGCAGATATTCTCCGAGGTGAAATTCAGCAGGTGGCTCGGGAACGTCTGCAAGAACCAGAGGAGACAGTGTGAAGCACATCCCCAGAGCTCAGTGTCTGcatgaaaacaaacaagtgaGGCAGAGGAGACAGTGTGAAGCACATCCCCAGAGCTCAGTGTCTGCATGGAAACAAACAAGTGAGCCAGAGGAGACAGTGTGAAGCACATCCCCAGAGCTCAGTGTCTGcatgaaaacaaacaagtgaGCCAGAGGAGACAGTGTGAAGCACATCCCCAGAGCTTAGTGTCTGCATGCTTCTTCTGTATTTGTGTCTCAGCAACGTGTGGTTTTGAAAGGAGTGAGCAGTCCCAGTTTCGAAGGCTGCTTTCTTGTTACTCACCAGAGACGTGTTGAAGTGTCTGTGCATGTAGACTGTCCCAGGAGTGTCCAGTGAAATTGCTTTTGCCACCTCCTTACTTGTTATCACCCCAAAACGCACGACACCCTGGAAATCTGAAATCACAGAaaggaggtgagagagagagagagagagagagagagagagagagaggggggtgcaaGCAGCTCTAGGAAGAGCCCTTTGCTTCACAccaattctaaaataaatgcttcAATGAGAAATGCTAATGTTGCATGCCACTGCTCAGTCACTGCAGATGTAATGTACATTACCTCATTGTATTATGAAGTCATATGCATTCATTCTACATGATCCAAAAACACTCTTCATATACTCTGAAGAACAGAAAATGCTCATTGGCTGATTGCGTGTAACCCATAGTAACCTCATCAATTGTGCTCACATTGTGAAGCCATGAGATCCTCCTACAAAAAACGCTCTGTGCCAGATAGCATTGCTTCAGGCATTTCAAACAGtatcactcactcacacacacacacacagacacacacattagTTAAAGGGAAAATCACATGGACATACTGCGGACTCCCCCTTTACAGGGGTTACTCTACATTTCACTGGGAGATTTTTTCATTATCACACAGTCCTGTTTGGCTTGGGTGCAGCTGCAGACTGGCCCCTTACCTCTCCTGAGAGCCTGCAGAGCAGAGGCGAGGAAGGTCAGGTACCCAGGGGGCTGTGGAGAGGCGTTGAATTCAAAGTATCCCAGAACCCCTGGCTGAGAGAGAGCAGACAGCAGGGTTAGCACTGCGGTCACTTAATTTCCTAAGCGTGTAAACTTCACCTTCGAACTTCTGCACAGCagtagcatttgttttttgtgggtttaataaaaaaattaaaaaaaggaactcaAGAAAGAAAGACACCTCGTAATGAGACAAGAAGTTTTGCAGTCCGGCTCGGGAAGGAACGTATTGGAGAGGAGTGATCACCCTGCGAATGAACTTCTCCACATAGGCAGCTGTGATGGGACCATTGTACTCAATGGGGCCAAACCTGTGCAaggagacagagatagagaggggCACAGTGCAACTCATAGGACTGTCATTCAGGGACACAGCAGGCACTACAAACCTGTACgacagctcccccttgtggaaGAAAAACACCTTGTAAAAATATCTATGCTAAATACCATGTTAGTCACTTCATCGGTGGACCCAGGTGTGACCAGCCCAAACTGCAGTGCAGCTTCAGTCTCATTCCCACTCCCGCAAATCCCAACCGCGCCCCACTCTGCTCCTCCCTCACCTTCTGTGGTACAGGTATATGACAGGATAGTGATAGAAGTTATTCTGCTTCCTGCATTTCCCTTGGTTCCACCAACAGTTCACAGCTACAAACTGTACCTGCATAGAGAAACCACAGTGTTATAGCAGCACTCCACAGCTCCACCAGGACAAGCACATCAAACACATGAAGCACTCCACTGCTCCACTGTGACAAACACATGAAGCACCACAGCACTTCACAGTTCCACCAGGACAAGCACATCAAACACATCAAGCACTCCACAGCTCCACTGTGACAAACACATAAAGCACCACAGCACTCCACAGCTCCACTGTGACAAGCACATGAAGCACCACAGCACTCCACAGTTCCACCAGGGCAAGCACATCAAACACATCAAGCACTCCACAGCTCCACTGTGACAATCACATGAAGCACCACAGCACTCCACAGCTCCACTGTGACAAGCACATGAAGCACCACAGCACTCCACAGCTCCACTGTGACAAACACATGAAGCACCACAGCACTCCACAGCTCCACTGTGACAAACACATGAAGCACCACAGCACTCCACAGCTCCACCAGGGCAAGCACATGAAGCAccacagcagcgctttactgtTCACACAAGAACAAGAGGAGGCCTTCATCCCATCAGCACTCATCCACTTCCAGCAGCTGATTGTTTTCAaaacttaaaggatcccagtgattgtGCCTCAGCAACATCACTAGGCTGCCCCTTCcttcccctcaccactctctgtgtgaagaagtgtctccttccctttgTCCCAAGTCTTATCTCCTATCAGAACATCAGCAAACTCGAGAATGTCTTGAATGTCACTGAAAGAAAAAACCCTCCAGAACAAAGCAGTATGATGCAAACTAGAACAGGGGTTCTTAGAAAAGAAAGTTCTCCGTTTGTAACAGCGGTCACTCCCCATGACCCAGGAGGGGTCCCAGCTGTGCACACACTGATAACTTGGGGGCCATCCTTTTATTCCAGCAATAACAGTACAGCTAATCCCAGCAGGACATCATCCAATACACCTCGACTACACTATACAAAGAAAGACACTTCAGAATAGATTTGgtttttcctttattattattattagtattattatgcaGGACACACAAGTTTCTTAAGTGACATCTCTGAAGTGCTCTCTCACTGGATTTGTTTCTAAATCTTGCAAAGCCAGTTTAACAAGCTTGGGCGAGGGATCAGCAGAGCTTCCAGAGAGTAAACTATTGAGGTCAGGTGGAGTCCTGATGCAATTCTTTGTGTTGTTAAAGGGGGCGCACACAGAACATGCAGAAGCTGCTCTCCAAGGTGAAGTCCGAAGCACAGGACACACACTGGACTGCAGGTGGAGCAGCAGAACGCACACACAGTTTGAGAACAATGCTAATAGATGACCTGGGATCCCTTCTGCTGGACTGGAACCATTCATCTGCTTAATGCTTCGGAATTCAGTCCTCCGGGAGGATTTCATTTCTACCCAACAGGGGTGCAAGGAAGACTcctactgcattgcagtttgatctagtcctggttttaataagacacacctgcgtTTGCAACTTATACAcaacactggggctaatcaagctggtagtaaaacctggaatgagtgaaactgctctgcaataggagtcttatttccacccctgcccCAAACCTGGGTTTAAAATCAGAAGTGGTCTGTCTAATCTACATCAAAGCCCTAAACTGATTTATAAATAATTGCAAAATATGTTCTTTGGTAAACAGCTTGAGTTAATACTGGCCATGTCACAACTAATGTTATACAACAAACAACTCGCATACTCAGACAGCCCATTTAATCTTGTCTGATAAAACACATTCAGTTTGTTTACTGCCGCCGTGGGTGACACAACGTCTGTCACAATAACAGTTAGTTACCTGGTCTGCCAGCTTCCTGGCGACCTGCTCGATCTCTCCTCTGGCGGACAAGGACTGCCCGCACCAGGGAGCGTAGAAATAGAGCAGCGACACCTCGGAGGCGAGGCGCAGCGACTCCGCCTCGTCCAGCTGCCCGAGGTACAGGTCCACTACCGGGGCGCCGGGAGAGAAGAACCGCGCTGGCGGCTGAGCGGGTAACACAACCTGCTTCGTCTCACTGTCGAAACAGAGTACgaggtaataaaaataataataataatattaataagacttcaaaaacaaaatgatcgATGAATGAAACATGACAGCCAGGATCATACtgcagtgtatattatatatatatatataaaattcacgAAGCAACAAGACTTCGAAACAGTAGCATAAAATGCTTTAACTCATACTGACTGTGAACTgctattactgtgtgtgtgaatatgtgtatatatagttcACAAGGGGACGGATATAAAAAAGGaaactcttctagtctttatatggaaGAGGTAAATGCATGCTATGAAAAGCCTCATCTCAGGATGCTTCCCCCTCCCCTCATAttaagcaatggaaaaaagctgAAACCATTtgcaattaattatatatatatatatatatataacgtgttATGAATGACACGATTAAATATTACAACTGTGGATTATTCTGCACTGCAAATTAGTGCACAACTGACCGATAACAGCGTGAACCCAGATACCTTGTTCAGTAATGAATCGCTCCAGTGTTGTGTTCATTTATGAGGGTTAAACACCTAGACAGCGACAGTATATGCTATCACTATTAAGCGCGATGACCTCAGCGATGTTTGCTGAGGCTTTCCTCCAGGGCCCTTCTTGTGGTACACAGAGAACACGCGAAACTCAGGTCGTGGGTTACCTGCAGGTGAATGCTATTGCAAGAATAAGGCTGCAACTCAGCACGATGGCTCCGCACAGCAATTCAGGTCTCCGGGCCATCTGATTCACCACCTGCCGGAGAAAACCCCGAAACCGGAGCAGCATTGCGAGCTCAGCTCGTCACTTCCATTTATAAACTGAACACCGGACAGGGGATGAAACTAGGCCCCTTTGGCACAGCCCGCTTTATTTGAATAGTGCACGACTCCAAGCCCTCAGAGCCCGGCGTGTATCAGACAAACCCCTCTCCGCCACGTACTCCCAAATGCTTCCGCTTTGGCTGGAGCAGCAAGGTAGTTTTAGGGTTGATCGCTGAAGTGCTTCCCAagaaacagaatgtaaaacacaGTCGGTGATGGTTCCAAATGCGAAGCCCTTTAACTACCATGAGTCTTGAGAGTTCCGCACTTTTGAGATAGTCCCAAACTTTAACCTTGCCTTGTTTTGATAGATTACGGCGTCTGCTTATTGGACGAAAACCGTACTGCAAGCATCCTGTAGAAATGAGGAGGGGGGTACCGTATTACGAAAATAAACGCGCACGACAGCGTCGTCTTAAACGCCGTCGGCTTCAACAAAATGCAAGTTCGCAGAGCAATACAAAAAGCTCATAGCAATTGAATTGATGAGAAATGAACAGTAGAAGGATACGATCACCATCTATAAGCCTGCTTAAAACACTGAGAAAGCTTAACTGCAGTGATCCTTGGGTTAGGATTTTAACTCTTCATTGTTCTAGGTGAAACAGATCCAGTTCTAATTGACCCAAGGTGTGGTGTGGTGCAATTATAAGAACAAAGTAACCAGAAGCCCCACACTGTGCAGCATGAATTCAAGAACCAGGAGCCCCAAACTGTGCAGCATGCATTCAAGAACCGGGAGCCCCACACTGTGCAGCATGCATTCAAGAACCGGGAGCCCCACACTGTGCAGCATGCATTCAAGAACCGGGAGCCCCACACTGTGCAGCATGCATTCAAGAACCGGGAGCCCCACACTGTGCAGCATGCATTCAAGAACCGGGAGCCCCACACTGTGCAGCATGCATTCAAGAACCGGGAGCCCCACACTGTGCAGCATGCATTCAAGAACCGGGAGCCCCACACTGTGCAGCATGCATTCAAGAACCGGGAGCCCCACACTGTGCAGAATGCATTCAAGAACACTAACGTACCATGTGGCACAGTAACATAATGTGTGTTCATATCACTAGTAACAAACGAGACAAAGGTAAATGAATCTTTTAATATTGGCATTGTTGGTCAATACAGTTCAATGCCAACATGCATCAGAAATGGTTATGAGAAATCATCAACGTTGGAACAGCAAGCGAATCTGAACACTTAAACAAGATTTTTTTGGGCAGTAcctacacccccccccctttattcCCAAATCTGCAAAAAAGGCAAGAAGAGGAACATAAACCCGTTGAACTCCtgaactattaaaaacaaaacaaactttgggAATAAAGAAAGGAGAGAGCTCCATGAAGTCTTCTCGTTCCACTCGCTTCTGTTTCTTCAAGCAGCTcagacacagttttaaaaaaaaaaaaaaaaaaaaaaaccctcagatcTTTCAGTCCCTCTAAAGAAGGGCACTTTGAGGACACCGACATCAATAAAATGGTTCCTCTGTCTATttagtgtattttcttttttttattcaaaacaagcgGTTAGGTCCTATTTTAAAAGCGTAAGCAGTGGCTGCATTTAGATACACTGAATAGTCTCCCTCATCACTTCCATACAACTCACCCAAGTGTACTACTGTCCTATGAAAAGGCACTGATGCATTTGATCAGTTTTAAACAGTGAAGAAACACAAAGTCACGATTAAAACAAAGCCACGCCGGGAACTGCTATGGCAACGTATGATTCTAATCTGAATACAGCAGACACCGCTTGTACAACCTCTGCTGTTGCCCTTGTAGACACACAAAGTGATGGCCCAACTGACTCAGCTCTCCTCCTTTCTCCTCTTACTTCTGCAATGGCAAATACTCCTGTTTGACTTCTTTTAGCATCCGCAACACCATCCATTTTCAACTGCATTCATTATTTGACTTGCTAAGTAAGAACTTAATTAATGTCTTTAAGCAAAAAACTATATTTTCCAAAGTCGTTATCATTTGGAGCGATCAGGTGGTCATTCCTTGCTTTGGCCAGCTTCATTAATAGGAACTCTCTCCTATCCTCCCACTCCTTCAGCTCTGCTTTGCCGTGGGCCAGCTTACAGCTGTCTTCCTCTGTGCAAGTGCCTTTAAGATACCTGCAACGCCATTACATTGTGTCAACATTTCAAAGGACATGGTTAAATTAAAACACTGACtgcataaacattaaaaaaaaattatataagactcctattgcagagcattgctttcacccatttcaggttgtAATACCAGCTTGATTTGCCATAGTGTGTTGTatgatagcagggagggggttaaaattcctccctgctaaacatgtgaaaatgcactgtgggtgaatgggctaagggtttctgaactgtgttaactgattttattgtttagttaatcccctgcacctggtgctaattgtaaattggagccaggtgcagggtatttaagagaggcagccagtctgctagaggctgctgaggaaagaatGTGTGcgtgagagcagtcgtatcaaagaaaggtactgtgtggaatgtgagtttttgtgtgacaggtaaacggcttagccgtcctgtggtttagtgaggaaccagtctatgtttagtcagagctccaagagggagctaggtgtttgttttgttttcatttctgtgtttattaaaaagtgcgcatcagcgccgttaaaaaaaaaaatcaatttttgtgtcctgggtgtattttaaaggggcaacgaaccttgtgAGTTGTGAAGGATCGTTTACAGTgtataggtgacaagctcagtcttattaaactcacagtaaaatagCTCTGCAATGGCACAAGCCTACCTCTCGCACACTCTGAAGCAGCCAGTAGGGAAGCGATACTGCCAGCAGTTCTGGTCGTCCTCGCTGTTGAACAGCTTGTCCTTGTGTTTCTCTGAAGTGATGTGCTGCTGCCACTGCTTCTCACTGTTACAGTTCTTCCCACACAGCCAGCAGTGATAGCCAGCCTAAACAAATACAGAGACATTGGATCTGTAAAGCAGTACATTGGCATGCTAGCCTCCGATTTCACTGCAGTCCTCCGGGATGGAAGCAAGGCTCCTGTTGCATAGGAgattgatccattccaggttttaatacaagcttgattagacacagtgtataggtgtgtcttattaaactcattgcaaaaccaggactggattaaactgctacgcaatgggagccttatttctaTCCTTGCATGCTGGTCTAGGAATACTTTAGGAGtgcattacagtacaattaacgCCCCGCTCACTGCTTTGAAACTGGAACGATTTCattcaaaaagaaataaataaaaagcaatgcaaaaaaatCAACTGTCTGCAACAGTTGCTGCACTGCGATGCATCCTGGTGAATCCACAATGGCAAAATCATTGCAACTTAAACTACATTTCAATGCTGCAGCACCAGGACTAAGCCAAACCCAATGTCTTAGCACATTTAAACACAGCTCAAAATTAAGATTAGAATTCATGCTTAGTTCTTCCACCCTGCACAAATAACCAAGAAGCACGTTCATGTTCACAGCCACGCTGTATTCACAGTTTACAGTGTGCTGTGTGGCCCAGTATTGTTCCCTTACCATTTCTTCAGCATAGTCTGTGGGCATATGAATCGGATTCCCGTTCTGTCGGACTGTCTCCTCTCCGTGTTCCGGCTTCGCACTCTGACTCTTCAGCCACAGCTCATACAGCTGCTCCATGTCTTGGacttgacaaaaaaacaaaaacacatcaaaatgatATCACTAAATAAACATGTCAGTCATCTTCAGGCAAAGTGTCCTTCATGTGAGTCCACATGTCTGACCTGGATACTCACTGTTACTGTCCTTCATGTGAGTCCACATGTCTGACCTGGATACTCACTGTTACTGTCCTTCATGTAAGTCCACATGTCTCGCTCTTCTGGGCTGTGAGCAAACGAGCAGTTTCCAATGTACTGGCACTTCTTGCCAGAAGCTATATGGATGCACAGCTGttggcataaaaataaaaaaaaataaaagactttcAGATATGTCGGAAAAGGCTACCATAGCAGGCAAAGAGCACTTACAGACTGAAGGATGAACCTACGTCAAACTGTGCAGGAATAGGTTTCTTGGTCGGGAGCGGGCGGATGGTGGTCCACTTCTTGCGTTCACTGGACATGACCAGCACAACACGCCTCTCTCTAGACCATCTAGAGAAGCAAGAAGACTGAAACTCAACAGATACATTCTACCATGCAAGTCCTAAAAATCTAAattcttaagctgagggaacacgaagaaccttttttcaggaacagtggtttgaaacctggttccaggagacctagtttgaggcaactttgctgtatcaaacccaaaGTCTCCCCACGAGTGCCATGCAATGTCCtgaaagtggcttcgtgttccctcagatTTAGACTTGAACTGAGATACCCCATGGTGGAGCAGAGCGCTGGCATTAAAAAGCAGCGAGGGCATTACTCACGGGTGCCTGGCTTTAGCAGTGCAATACTTCCTGTTCTTGTCTGGTTCACTGACTTGTCCGTTTCTCCAGCACTGTCCGCAAACAATCTGTATCTTCACGTTAGGGGGGCCGAATCTCACAGGCATCACGTGGGTCTGCTTTAGAAgattgtgttacaaaaaaaaaaaaaaaaaaaagtttgactcaGGTcacttgtaaagtgttttgtttaataccGCCTACCCCCAAACACACTCAGGCAATAAGTTGTCCTGTGGAATCTGAAGTAATGTCTATTTTGCCCCTTCCTTAAAATGAGGTGGAGGGTTAAACACATGAATTAAACAAAACTCAGATGTCACCTGGGCTCCCTGGAAATTCATTTCCATGCTTGACCAATACTTCTTAGACTCCAAAGTAATAGCTTCCGGTGTGATTcctaaacatacaaaaacaaagagtTTCGTTCGTTCTTTTTCATTGAGACACCCTGCTGGTGTAATCTGAGGATGCTGTTCTGTGAAGCCATCAGAAACTGCAGAACTGGAGTCCGACAAGAGCACTGAAAGCACTAGAAGCATCTCCGGGGAGCTTGTGATGCGTTACAGATCCTTTTTAAAGGTCAGAGCTGCTATGTGTGTACGGTCTGCCTTCCTGGCTCCTTGGTGCACGACACTGAAATCCTACCTGTTTCCGCCTGTATCATCCACACTTTGAGCTCGATCAGGCTGTGTGCGTAGTAGCACTCATCCTCCCGCACGCAGCCGTAGCGCACCTCGTGTCGGCACAGGTCGAACTGGCCCAGCACGTGGCGGGGACGGATCTTGGAGTACTTCACCGTGGTCTCCCTTAGAATGTGCACCAGGCACCTGCCACAAAGCAGAAGCAGTGCGTCACgccaaggaacaaaaacactgcaaccaCCCCCGTGACGGACCAGGGATGgacataagactcctattgcatagcagcgtccaagttttaatacaagcttgatcagccagtGTGAAtcagtaacaagctcagatgtgttgTCTTACTCATTGTGAAACTAgtactggatcaaactgctatgcagcaggagtcgTATTTCTATCAACTTCCTGTTAAGCTGTCAACAAGCTTCAACTCCTGCTTGTCGAACTTGGATCAAGGACGCATGCACCATGTCAAGGGCTTACTTGTTCTCTTCAAAGTCATGCTTGGTGACAGGGTGTGAACAGTAGTAAGGGCTGTCCTGGTTTCTCTTGCTGATTATTCTAGGTTTGTGATCGAAGCACACCTGCAAAGATTGAGATTgagaaacacattaaaacacagtttaagaTCACGGATTCAATGCAAAGTAAAGccaagaaaaaaagttaattaatttgtttgacattttattatgGATAACTGGGACTTTCTCTCCACTCTACTGCTTACTGTAGAAATATACAAAGCATGCAATGCCAGAAACACTTTTCTGGATGAATAAAAGGTGTCAGAAATGAAGTCTAGAAAAGTTTTTGAAGTCCTGGTTAGCAGCCCTTTAAGAGTTACCACTTAGTActtgtctgttaaaaaaaaacaaatccactcTAGAACGAAACAGGCGCTTTCAGCTGAAGCAATAACTAACGCGATGTAAATAATGCGGAACGAAACGCTGGCTGGCACTCACCTCACACAGGAACATGAATATGCCGTGGTGCTCCTGCAAGACCTTGGCTACAGTTAAGTTGACTTTCCCTTTTCCTCCAAAGGGGTCAAACAGCAGCTCCCGGCTGAATGCTCGGTTACGCTCCAGGGTCCACACGTCGATCTCCTCCTGGCAGTACGCAAAGGTGCAGTTACCAGGGTACCGGCACTCGCCTCCCGAAGCAACATCTACAAAAACAAGCACAGCTTCAGCCCTGGGACCAGAATAGAACCTACACAGAATCCACAGCACAGCGTCATTCCAACAGGACCCACAGCACAGATGACTGCTTGAAACAGGAGTTATTTCCATCTCACATCCAGATTTCACCAGAATACGTTTTAATGTTTCACGTTTAGccgaaaaagaaaaaacagcaatgcaaaaataaaggTGGATTGTATGACCTACTTAATGAAGTAATGCTTGGCAGCTAGAACAGCGTCTCACCTTTGCAGATGTAGTAAGGCCCCACGTACTGGGACTTCGTGGGCCTGGGTCTCACTCGCTTCCACGTCAAATCCTCCGAGTGTTTTATTCTTCCAAGCAGCACATCCTTCTTACACTGATGCTCCAGTTCAGCATGGAAAACGTA
It encodes:
- the LOC121300954 gene encoding thioredoxin domain-containing protein 11-like isoform X1; amino-acid sequence: MLLRFRGFLRQVVNQMARRPELLCGAIVLSCSLILAIAFTCSETKQVVLPAQPPARFFSPGAPVVDLYLGQLDEAESLRLASEVSLLYFYAPWCGQSLSARGEIEQVARKLADQVQFVAVNCWWNQGKCRKQNNFYHYPVIYLYHRRFGPIEYNGPITAAYVEKFIRRVITPLQYVPSRAGLQNFLSHYEPGVLGYFEFNASPQPPGYLTFLASALQALRRDFQGVVRFGVITSKEVAKAISLDTPGTVYMHRHFNTSLTFPSHLLNFTSENICRWALEHQERLVRWLCPHEGKSRALEQELRKGVALLVFLPFDPLAPSQPLIEEVAKIAVQYHSCNGSFWSGFMDPAVWGEPGSLSRAPCCNTLALPHWLSISRTHNVCELCLDQSLGPQPCPSLDLLYLREDSFTQPISGKVQCSHVLSSSSPLDYYTACCWGLRKGSTKQQDRRSVLPHIEDSGSASAHSAVTGLKCRTNKTLNFYLLDSGLHWEFARRLGAPENASMTGFATVLNLQDEVHHVLDQEQGIVGSTLESFIQNYSAPYSPLQRHLIGEAARESVGESFITAVTTRTFHRAVMDSEKDVLLFYYTQWCGFCSALNHVIIQLARLSLSNPRLAVCRINAAKNDLPWEFMVDRYPTILFFPSDRKHHSVKYPEDTPITLPNLVRFVQQHASPLHSASSALHREKEPLLQNLSPSPSDSRASAHQGESKSSAAHQEEPPCE
- the LOC121300954 gene encoding thioredoxin domain-containing protein 11-like isoform X2 → MLLRFRGFLRQVVNQMARRPELLCGAIVLSCSLILAIAFTCSETKQVVLPAQPPARFFSPGAPVVDLYLGQLDEAESLRLASEVSLLYFYAPWCGQSLSARGEIEQVARKLADQVQFVAVNCWWNQGKCRKQNNFYHYPVIYLYHRRFGPIEYNGPITAAYVEKFIRRVITPLQYVPSRAGLQNFLSHYEPGVLGYFEFNASPQPPGYLTFLASALQALRRDFQGVVRFGVITSKEVAKAISLDTPGTVYMHRHFNTSLTFPSHLLNFTSENICRWALEHQERLVRWLCPHEGKSRALEQELRKGVALLVFLPFDPLAPSQPLIEEVAKIAVQYHSCNGSFWSGFMDPAVWGEPGSLSRAPCCNTLALPHWLSISRTHNVCELCLDQSLGPQPCPSLDLLYLREDSFTQPISGKVQCSHVLSSSSPLDYYTACCWGLRKGSTKQQDRRSVLPHIEDSGSASAHSAVTGLKCRTNKTLNFYLLDSGLHWEFARRLGAPENASMTGFATVLNLQDEVHHVLDQEQGIVGSTLESFIQNYSAPYSPLQRHLIGEAARESVGESFITAVTTRTFHRAVMDSEKDVLLFYYTQWCGFCSALNHVIIQLARLSLSNPRLAVCRKHHSVKYPEDTPITLPNLVRFVQQHASPLHSASSALHREKEPLLQNLSPSPSDSRASAHQGESKSSAAHQEEPPCE
- the LOC121300954 gene encoding thioredoxin domain-containing protein 11-like isoform X3 encodes the protein MQVQFVAVNCWWNQGKCRKQNNFYHYPVIYLYHRRFGPIEYNGPITAAYVEKFIRRVITPLQYVPSRAGLQNFLSHYEPGVLGYFEFNASPQPPGYLTFLASALQALRRDFQGVVRFGVITSKEVAKAISLDTPGTVYMHRHFNTSLTFPSHLLNFTSENICRWALEHQERLVRWLCPHEGKSRALEQELRKGVALLVFLPFDPLAPSQPLIEEVAKIAVQYHSCNGSFWSGFMDPAVWGEPGSLSRAPCCNTLALPHWLSISRTHNVCELCLDQSLGPQPCPSLDLLYLREDSFTQPISGKVQCSHVLSSSSPLDYYTACCWGLRKGSTKQQDRRSVLPHIEDSGSASAHSAVTGLKCRTNKTLNFYLLDSGLHWEFARRLGAPENASMTGFATVLNLQDEVHHVLDQEQGIVGSTLESFIQNYSAPYSPLQRHLIGEAARESVGESFITAVTTRTFHRAVMDSEKDVLLFYYTQWCGFCSALNHVIIQLARLSLSNPRLAVCRINAAKNDLPWEFMVDRYPTILFFPSDRKHHSVKYPEDTPITLPNLVRFVQQHASPLHSASSALHREKEPLLQNLSPSPSDSRASAHQGESKSSAAHQEEPPCE